A section of the Pectinophora gossypiella chromosome 11, ilPecGoss1.1, whole genome shotgun sequence genome encodes:
- the LOC126370712 gene encoding mucin-2-like isoform X2 — protein sequence MSTIKKHIFTPLEKKTFLDILKRYSSVIENKDTDGASLRAKNEAWDIVTREYNASPHATNQVTNKQLRRLWMNLKQRQREALTKERQHRLATGGGPATSDAVVDPDVSEVAPALIVGIDDAVDSDTIPVTADLAVQEVNMDLQPVSCLPSTSSQIPSTSAFSSSPFPCAVVTQAPLALAPTRTTLTPPPPGVGPLLSLTATTPPPALPTTTPPPPLPTSTPPPPPLTASTPPPPLPTSTPPPRLPTPPPRFPTPPLINPSNTATQTFQRHKSSILDKEYKDRQRRANEIHELEVLLLRERIREAKARADLAELQLQQQCSSDTATDA from the exons ATGTCAACAATTAAGAAGCATATTTTTACTCCcctcgagaagaaaacttttttggatATATTGAAAAGATACTCCTCGGTGATAGAGAATAAGGATACCGATGGCGCTTCATTACGCGCAAAAAATGAAGCTTGGGATATTGTAACCAGAGAATACAACGCAAGCCCTCATGCTACCAATCAG gttacaaataaacaacttagGAGATTGTGGATGAACCTCAAGCAGCGGCAAAGGGAAGCACTGACAAAAGAACGTCAACATCGGCTAGCTACTGGAGGAGGGCCTGCAACCAGTGATGCAGTTGTAGACCCAGATGTGTCTGAGGTGGCCCCTGCTCTAATAGTTGGTATCGATGATGCTGTTGACTCTGATACAATTCcag TAACTGCTGACCTTGCCGTCCAAGAAGTAAATATGGACTTGCAGCCCGTCTCTTGTCTTCCCTCAACTTCTTCCCAAATACCATCCACCAGTGCATTTTCTTCATCACCATTCCCATGCGCTGTTGTTACACAAGCACCACTTGCCCTTGCCCCAACCCGGACAACATTGACACCACCTCCACCTGGAGTAGGTCCACTACTGTCTCTCACTGcaaccactccaccaccagctctccctacaaccactccaccaccacctctccctacatccactccaccaccaccacctcttactgcttccactccaccaccacctcttcctacatccactccaccaccacgtcTTCCTACCCCACCTCCACGTTTTCCTACTCCACCTCTTATTAACCCATCAAATACAGCTACCCAAACTTTTCAAAGGCATAAAAGTTCTATTCTGGATAAGGAATATAAAGACAGACAGAGACGGGCTAATGAGATTCATGAGTTGGAGGTTTTATTGTTAAGAGAAAGAATAAGAGAAGCAAAGGCGAGAGCAGACCTCGCAGaacttcaactgcagcagcagtgttcgtcag ATACTGCAACTGATGCCTGA
- the LOC126370712 gene encoding formin-like protein 1 isoform X1 has protein sequence MSTIKKHIFTPLEKKTFLDILKRYSSVIENKDTDGASLRAKNEAWDIVTREYNASPHATNQVTNKQLRRLWMNLKQRQREALTKERQHRLATGGGPATSDAVVDPDVSEVAPALIVGIDDAVDSDTIPVTADLAVQEVNMDLQPVSCLPSTSSQIPSTSAFSSSPFPCAVVTQAPLALAPTRTTLTPPPPGVGPLLSLTATTPPPALPTTTPPPPLPTSTPPPPPLTASTPPPPLPTSTPPPRLPTPPPRFPTPPLINPSNTATQTFQRHKSSILDKEYKDRQRRANEIHELEVLLLRERIREAKARADLAELQLQQQCSSGTSVLSTCSSYYFKN, from the exons ATGTCAACAATTAAGAAGCATATTTTTACTCCcctcgagaagaaaacttttttggatATATTGAAAAGATACTCCTCGGTGATAGAGAATAAGGATACCGATGGCGCTTCATTACGCGCAAAAAATGAAGCTTGGGATATTGTAACCAGAGAATACAACGCAAGCCCTCATGCTACCAATCAG gttacaaataaacaacttagGAGATTGTGGATGAACCTCAAGCAGCGGCAAAGGGAAGCACTGACAAAAGAACGTCAACATCGGCTAGCTACTGGAGGAGGGCCTGCAACCAGTGATGCAGTTGTAGACCCAGATGTGTCTGAGGTGGCCCCTGCTCTAATAGTTGGTATCGATGATGCTGTTGACTCTGATACAATTCcag TAACTGCTGACCTTGCCGTCCAAGAAGTAAATATGGACTTGCAGCCCGTCTCTTGTCTTCCCTCAACTTCTTCCCAAATACCATCCACCAGTGCATTTTCTTCATCACCATTCCCATGCGCTGTTGTTACACAAGCACCACTTGCCCTTGCCCCAACCCGGACAACATTGACACCACCTCCACCTGGAGTAGGTCCACTACTGTCTCTCACTGcaaccactccaccaccagctctccctacaaccactccaccaccacctctccctacatccactccaccaccaccacctcttactgcttccactccaccaccacctcttcctacatccactccaccaccacgtcTTCCTACCCCACCTCCACGTTTTCCTACTCCACCTCTTATTAACCCATCAAATACAGCTACCCAAACTTTTCAAAGGCATAAAAGTTCTATTCTGGATAAGGAATATAAAGACAGACAGAGACGGGCTAATGAGATTCATGAGTTGGAGGTTTTATTGTTAAGAGAAAGAATAAGAGAAGCAAAGGCGAGAGCAGACCTCGCAGaacttcaactgcagcagcagtgttcgtcaggtacatcagtattatctacttgctcatcatactattttaaaaactag